The following are encoded in a window of Mycolicibacterium tusciae JS617 genomic DNA:
- a CDS encoding response regulator transcription factor: MTSSMASDRTPRKAILGQLPRMQRPDGSPIRVLLVDDERALTNLVRMALQYEGWDIYVAHDAQEALALYQSNEPDVVVLDIMLPDLDGLGVMERLRQSATYTPILFLTARDSIHDRVEGLTAGGDDYMTKPFSLEELVARLRGLLRRSAYMTPDDQERITVGDLELDGASREVRRAGVPVALTSTEFELLRFMMRNPRRALSRQEVLQRVWNYDFGGRSSVVDLYVSYLRRKIDADQEPMIQTVRGVGYMLQPIQ, translated from the coding sequence ATGACGTCGTCAATGGCCAGCGACCGAACACCTCGCAAGGCGATCCTCGGACAGCTGCCACGGATGCAGCGGCCGGACGGATCGCCTATTCGGGTGCTGCTCGTCGACGACGAACGTGCGCTGACCAACTTGGTGCGAATGGCGTTGCAGTACGAAGGCTGGGACATTTACGTTGCCCATGACGCCCAGGAAGCGCTCGCTCTGTATCAATCGAACGAGCCCGATGTCGTCGTCCTCGACATCATGCTTCCCGATCTGGACGGGTTGGGGGTAATGGAGCGCCTCCGCCAGTCGGCGACATACACACCGATTCTGTTCCTCACCGCCCGCGACTCGATCCACGACCGGGTCGAGGGTCTGACCGCAGGCGGAGACGATTACATGACCAAACCGTTCAGCTTGGAGGAGTTAGTCGCCCGATTGCGCGGTCTACTGCGCCGGTCGGCGTACATGACTCCAGATGACCAGGAACGCATAACGGTCGGCGATCTTGAGCTCGACGGAGCCAGCCGGGAGGTCCGCCGTGCCGGAGTTCCGGTTGCGCTCACCTCCACCGAGTTCGAGCTCCTGCGATTCATGATGCGAAACCCGCGGCGAGCACTGAGCCGCCAAGAAGTGCTGCAGCGGGTATGGAACTACGACTTCGGCGGACGTTCGAGCGTCGTCGACCTATATGTCTCCTATTTGCGCAGGAAGATCGATGCCGATCAGGAGCCGATGATTCAAACCGTCCGCGGGGTTGGCTACATGTTGCAGCCCATTCAATGA